Within the Beduinella massiliensis genome, the region CGCCTCCGCGATCAGGTCGCCGATGGTCTTGTCGGGATCCTTGACGTAGGGCTGCTCCATCAGGCAGATTTCCTTGTAGTACTTCTCCACGCGGCCCTCGACCATGCGGTCGACGATCTTTTCGGGCTTGCCCTCGTTGAGCGCCTGCGCGCGCAGAACTTCCTTTTCCTTGTCCAGCGCGTCGGTGGGCACTTCCTCGCGGCGCACGTACTGCGGGTTCGCAGCGGCGATGTGCATCGCGACGTCGTGGCACAAGCTCTTGAAGTTGTCGGTCTTAGCGACAAAGTCGGTCTCGCAGTTGATCTCGAGCAGCACGCCGATGCGGCCGCCCATGTGGATGTACGCGTCGACCAGGCCCTCGGCAGCGATGCGGCCCGCCTTCTTAGCGGCCTTGGCGATACCCTTTTCGCGCAGGTAATCGATCGCCTTTTCCACATTGCCCTCGCACTCGACGAGCGCCTTCTTGCAGTCCATCATGCCAGCGCCGGTGCGCTCGCGAAGGTCTTTGACCATGCTAGCGGTGATTTCCATCGTGTATTCCTCCTGTTGCGTTTCGTGTCGGCCTTACTGCGCGGCGGCTTCCGTCGTCTCCGGCTCGGCCTGCTCGCCCTGCTTGCCCTCAAGGATCGCGTCGGCCATCTTGCCGGCGATCAGCTTGACAGCGCGGATCGCGTCGTCGTTGCCGGGGATCACGTAATCGACCTCGTCCGGGTCGCAGTTGGTATCGACGATCGCGACGATCGGGATGTTCAGAATGCGGGCCTCGGTCACCGCGATGTGCTCCTTGCGCGGATCGACTACGAACAGCGCGCCCGGCAGGTTCTTCATCTCGCGGATGCCGCCCAGGTTCGCTTCGAGCTTTTCACGCTCGGCCATCAGCTTAATGACTTCCTTCTTGGGCAACACTTCAAAGTCGCCGCGCTGCTCCATCGCGTCAATCGCGTTGAGGCGGGCGATGCGGGTCTTGATGGTCTTGAAGTTGGTCAGCATGCCGCCCAGCCAGCGGTTGTTGACGTAAAACATGTTGCAGCGCTTGGCTTCCTGCTCAATGGACTCCTGCGCCTGCTTCTTCGTGCCGACGAACAGCACGGTCTTGCCCTCCATCGCGAGGTTGCGCACGAACATGTACGCCTCGTCGATCTTACGGACGGTCTTCTGCAGGTCGATGATGTAGATGCCATTGCGCTCGGTGAAGATGTAGGGCGCCATTTTGGGGTTCCAGCGGCGGGTCTGGTGACCGAAGTGCACGCCCGCTTCCAGGAGCTGCTTCATAGAGATAACTGCCATTTGGGTTTCCTCCTTTTTTAACCTCCCCGTGCGTTTCCTTTATTTGGGCCCGTTGGGCAGGACAAATAAATCGGCACGGGTGCGATTTCCGAAATAGTATACCACAAACCCGCGCTTTGCACAAGTATGCCGCGCCTACTTTTTCGGCTCATGATGAAAACGGAGCGCGCTTCCTCCTGCGGAAGCGCGCTCCATGCGGTTGTGAGCGGAGCCTGTAAGCCGAGTTCTGTCGTGAACGATCATCTATCTAGACCTGCCGTTGCCGGCAGGTTCAAGCGAAATCCTGGAGCATGACGGGCCGCCATATGCGCTCTATCGTATCTTGCACCGGGTGGGGTTTACATAGCGGACAAGTCGCCAAGCCGCTGGTGAGCTCTTACCTCGCCTTTCCATCCTTACACGCTCGCGCGTGCGGTATCTCTCTGTTGCACTTTCCTTGGAGTCGCCTCCACCGGGTGTTACCCGGCACCCTGCCCTATGGAGCTCGGACTTTCCTCATGCCGAAGCACGCGACCGTTTAGCAACCTCACAACCTTACGAAGCATAACATACGGCGGCAGATGTGTCAAGCAACACGACACATTTGCCGCCGCAAAAATTTTACTGGGTGATGATGATGCGCCCGCAGTTTTCGCACTCCACCGCCGCGCTGCCGGAACGAATCTGGCCCAGCACCGCCGCCGGAAGCGACATGTTGCATCCGCCGCAGCGATCCCCCTGCAGCCGGGTCATCGGCGGAATGCTGTGCTTTTTGATGACCTTATAGCGCTCCAGCATCTCCGGCGTGATGTCCTTGGCCGCTTTCGCCGCGCGGGCGCGCAGGCGTTCCAGCTCCTCCGACTGCTTTTTGTACTCCACGTCGTAGATTTTCTTCAGCTGGTCGAATTCCGCACGCGTCTTGGCCGCGCGCACGCGCGCCTCGTGCTGGTGGCGGTCGCGAAGGTCCGCGTCCTTGCGAAGCTTCGTCAATTCGGATTCATAGCGCGTGATCGTATTGACGAGCTTCTGCGCCTGCTGAATCTGCTTGCGCGCATCCTCCACCGTCTCCGGCGGGTTCTTCTCCGTCTGTGCCCCGAGATCGGCGACAGAATTCTGAAGGCGGATGATCTCGTCGCGGATAGCCTCCATGCGGTCGGACATGATGGCCACTTCCTGCTCGATGCGCTTGACGACGTTCTGCTGCTCCATCAGAAATTCACGCTGCTTGAGCAGCTTCTGACGGTTCGGCGCCTGACGCATTTCGCGCTCGAAACGTTCAACCTCCATATCTACCTGCTGGTATTGCCATAAAAGTTCTAATTGCTGTTCCACGAAAAAACCTCCTACCTGATCCCGCCTTAAACGAACGGATTGACCTTTGACCGAATGACATGTACAGGATATTGTAGCGCATTCGCCTGACTTTGTAAAGCTTGATTTAGCGCGTCCGCAGCCGGTTCTTCGCTCGGCCCATGACCTACGAGCGCCACCCGCAGGCCCAACTGCATCGCCTCCAGCA harbors:
- the tsf gene encoding translation elongation factor Ts yields the protein MEITASMVKDLRERTGAGMMDCKKALVECEGNVEKAIDYLREKGIAKAAKKAGRIAAEGLVDAYIHMGGRIGVLLEINCETDFVAKTDNFKSLCHDVAMHIAAANPQYVRREEVPTDALDKEKEVLRAQALNEGKPEKIVDRMVEGRVEKYYKEICLMEQPYVKDPDKTIGDLIAEATATIGEKITIRRFTRYERGEGLEKRQDNFAEEVMAEAGRK
- the rpsB gene encoding 30S ribosomal protein S2, encoding MAVISMKQLLEAGVHFGHQTRRWNPKMAPYIFTERNGIYIIDLQKTVRKIDEAYMFVRNLAMEGKTVLFVGTKKQAQESIEQEAKRCNMFYVNNRWLGGMLTNFKTIKTRIARLNAIDAMEQRGDFEVLPKKEVIKLMAEREKLEANLGGIREMKNLPGALFVVDPRKEHIAVTEARILNIPIVAIVDTNCDPDEVDYVIPGNDDAIRAVKLIAGKMADAILEGKQGEQAEPETTEAAAQ
- a CDS encoding C4-type zinc ribbon domain-containing protein, translating into MEQQLELLWQYQQVDMEVERFEREMRQAPNRQKLLKQREFLMEQQNVVKRIEQEVAIMSDRMEAIRDEIIRLQNSVADLGAQTEKNPPETVEDARKQIQQAQKLVNTITRYESELTKLRKDADLRDRHQHEARVRAAKTRAEFDQLKKIYDVEYKKQSEELERLRARAAKAAKDITPEMLERYKVIKKHSIPPMTRLQGDRCGGCNMSLPAAVLGQIRSGSAAVECENCGRIIITQ